A genomic region of Alicyclobacillus sp. SO9 contains the following coding sequences:
- the secF gene encoding protein translocase subunit SecF, with protein sequence MTGRFHIVKRRAWFFLLSSIITLAGLVVFTVHGFNLGPDFKSGSRIQLKSAMSTVQVQRVFAGTGIHVKPQEITYGGSSVHQLTIVRLPEVMDTQQVSQIKQHWKNTQIDTVNPLEAKVMSHKAILAVLFASVFIMVYVGIRFEFRFAVSGIVALLHDAFIVMSFFALFRIEINMLFVTAILTIVGYSINDTIVIFDRIRENLQLTKPETAEQLEQIADVSLRQTMRRSLNTVSTVLIAAFALFFFGGPTIHNFTMALIVGLISGTYSSIFIASPLWVAWRGHSLKGEPPV encoded by the coding sequence ATGACTGGGAGATTTCATATTGTGAAGCGACGTGCATGGTTTTTTTTACTGTCTTCAATTATTACGTTAGCCGGACTAGTTGTCTTTACAGTGCATGGCTTTAATCTTGGACCGGACTTCAAGTCTGGGTCTCGTATTCAGCTTAAGAGTGCCATGTCGACAGTCCAAGTTCAGCGTGTGTTTGCTGGTACAGGCATCCACGTAAAACCCCAGGAGATTACGTACGGCGGTTCCTCAGTACATCAGTTGACCATTGTAAGACTGCCGGAAGTAATGGATACGCAACAGGTATCGCAAATAAAACAGCACTGGAAGAACACGCAAATTGATACGGTGAATCCGTTAGAGGCAAAGGTCATGTCACATAAAGCGATTCTTGCCGTGTTATTTGCCTCTGTGTTTATTATGGTGTACGTGGGAATACGCTTTGAATTCAGGTTTGCCGTCTCCGGAATTGTCGCACTTCTTCACGATGCATTTATTGTCATGTCCTTCTTTGCACTATTTCGCATTGAAATTAACATGCTGTTTGTGACTGCAATTTTAACTATTGTTGGCTACTCCATCAATGATACGATTGTGATATTTGATAGAATTCGGGAGAATTTGCAGTTGACAAAACCGGAGACAGCCGAACAACTGGAACAAATAGCTGATGTGAGCTTGAGGCAAACGATGCGACGTTCGCTGAACACAGTTAGTACTGTTTTGATTGCAGCTTTCGCCTTATTTTTCTTTGGCGGCCCGACCATACACAACTTTACCATGGCGCTCATCGTGGGACTTATAAGCGGAACCTACAGTTCCATTTTCATTGCCAGTCCTTTGTGGGTAGCTTGGCGCGGACATTCTCTTAAGGGTGAACCGCCAGTGTAG
- the secD gene encoding protein translocase subunit SecD: protein MKWRHLFSFLAVVMFVLGITMSTAPAFWKHTKLGLDLRGGYDLLYQIDSHGKLLSRTDKQAVLQAVQLRVNAAGIGSPNIELENGNQVNVQLAGAYSAQQANAIIGHTSQLKIYSNAKIKEKSGTIVPYTSFNAALPQSKVIPSGKLLVTGSDLKSNASWEQFPQQGNVVSVTFKDPIQWRNITTTYLHHPVYTFLGSKMVNYATIHEIIPNGKTVITGMTKQECIVLAKELNAGALPYPLKLISSTTVGPSLGQASLDATVFAATLAVVLIFLFMMLIYRTAGLIANVGLIAYAFVTLALFDGLGIVLTLPGLAALVLGLGMAVDANIITNERIRDELRTGKSLISSIISGNRRALRPIMDSNVTTFIAGAVMYIVGSGAIKGFAVALMLSIGTSLLTAVFLGRTMLLHLAKSKILRKSNWFGFGGEGAKS from the coding sequence ATGAAATGGAGGCATTTGTTCTCGTTTCTTGCTGTTGTGATGTTCGTTCTTGGAATCACTATGAGCACAGCACCGGCGTTTTGGAAACACACGAAACTAGGTCTAGACTTGCGTGGAGGATATGACTTGTTGTACCAAATTGATTCACATGGGAAGTTGCTCAGTAGGACGGATAAGCAAGCTGTTCTACAAGCAGTTCAACTGCGTGTCAACGCCGCAGGAATTGGCTCTCCAAACATTGAGTTGGAAAATGGAAATCAGGTGAATGTACAACTTGCGGGAGCGTACAGCGCTCAACAGGCAAACGCCATAATTGGCCACACATCTCAGCTGAAAATCTATTCCAACGCGAAAATCAAGGAAAAGAGCGGCACTATAGTACCGTATACGAGTTTCAATGCTGCTTTGCCTCAAAGCAAGGTTATTCCGAGTGGGAAGCTCCTTGTGACAGGCAGCGACTTGAAGAGTAACGCGTCTTGGGAACAGTTCCCCCAACAGGGGAATGTCGTCTCTGTGACTTTTAAAGATCCGATACAATGGAGGAACATTACCACGACTTACTTGCATCATCCTGTGTATACTTTTCTCGGTTCGAAAATGGTCAACTACGCTACTATCCACGAAATTATACCCAATGGTAAGACCGTGATTACAGGCATGACCAAGCAGGAGTGTATTGTTCTCGCGAAAGAGTTAAATGCGGGAGCCCTGCCGTATCCATTAAAGCTGATTAGCTCTACAACAGTTGGACCATCTCTTGGTCAGGCGTCGCTGGACGCGACGGTTTTTGCAGCTACTCTCGCTGTGGTTCTTATCTTTCTGTTTATGATGCTCATTTATCGCACAGCCGGATTGATTGCTAACGTGGGGCTAATAGCCTATGCATTTGTTACTCTGGCTTTGTTCGACGGACTGGGCATTGTCCTGACGCTGCCGGGTCTCGCGGCTTTGGTACTGGGTCTGGGGATGGCTGTGGACGCAAACATTATTACAAATGAACGCATACGTGATGAACTTCGCACTGGTAAGAGTCTAATATCGAGCATAATTTCTGGAAACCGGCGAGCATTACGCCCCATCATGGATTCGAATGTCACCACCTTTATTGCAGGAGCCGTCATGTACATAGTCGGCAGCGGCGCCATTAAGGGCTTTGCTGTCGCTTTGATGCTAAGTATTGGCACGAGTCTTCTGACTGCTGTCTTTCTCGGCCGAACTATGCTGCTGCACCTTGCAAAGTCCAAGATCTTGCGCAAATCCAACTGGTTTGGGTTCGGGGGAGAGGGTGCAAAATCATGA